A stretch of the Argentina anserina chromosome 6, drPotAnse1.1, whole genome shotgun sequence genome encodes the following:
- the LOC126798536 gene encoding uncharacterized protein LOC126798536 isoform X2, which translates to MLANLTVPSEDYDPIPVEMGARILKIAWNNLEDPLSQTVKQAHLTFDLFLDIRSTLCWSEGSERIRSFLQNVASDLLRLGPRCKGRYVPLSSLTKRLGAKAMLDMSPGLMNEIVHAYADDDVCCAVTSFLKCFLEHLRDECWSSNGIEGGYTVYRGHCLPPLLYGLSSGVSKLRSNLNTYALPILLEVDEDSLFSMLAFISVGPSRGEDQLLYPDLFSENMVLRVEQKVAILVSLLKVSRLLALIEGDIDWCKDSDQYALVCVKGIKVEVVVEWLVLALTHVDESLRVDAADTLFLNPKTASLPSQLELMLLKEAVPLNMRCCSTGFQMKWSSLFRKFFSRVRTALERQFKQGSWQPILDNNNGKHLSNGNESTEANRASDLFHFMRWLSSFLFFSCYPSAPYQRKMMATQLILIMLNVWSIVPGTEEKNGSVFLEGCLHPYNKGTTSPASTLLLVGSIIDSWDRLRESFFRILLHFPNPLPGISDEYMVQIVVSWAKRLVCSPRVRESDAGALVLRLILSKYVLQLGWTVQASVSVACVRSNSGLENRDGQDYNSRQPVIEYIRSLIDWLDVSIEVGERDLSEACKSSFVHGVLLTLRYTFEELDFSSDGVLSNISEMRHLLEKLLELVMRITSLALWVVSADALHLPEDMDDMVDDGAFLSEVPEVVEAKSCQLEHNNNNSTLLQDNRRSEQTVMVGCWLAMKEVSLLLGTIVRKVPLPSNPSSEPLRVEDTSCASGVSFMMVSDAMLDLKQLETIGNHFLEVLLKMKHNGAIDKTRAGFTALCNRLLCSNDPRLCKLTESWMEQLMERTVAKGQVVDDLLRRSAGIPAAFTALFLSEPEGAPKKLLPRALRWLIDVAKESFLDQFESNSDMHKFTSAKSDNNFDSALLSERNISVSKIRDEGVIPTVHAFNVLRAAFNDTNLATDTSGFSAEAMIISIRSFSSPYWEVRNSACQAYTALVRRMIGFLNVQKRESQRRALTGVEFFHRYPSLHPFLFKELKAATELLGDGPSGRSRCNLEDAVHPSLCPVLILLSRLKPSTIASETGDDLDPSLLMPFIRRCSTQSNLRVRVLASRALTGLVSNEKLPTVILNIVSELPSIDNQALMTPESSLLLHKTRRSNWIHGILLQLSSLLDTNCRNLADVLKKDQIVGDLFEALLTHTWIAKPRWCPCPILNASFLKLLDHILSIARTSHTSKHIYVVRNLLLQLSTECLDVEASHQFSYYDSTIAQLRQQAAASYFSCIFQATEEMAIEAFPMPQRYSQIDSSNQDIPESENAFIGLPERLVRSLSDSDYEVRLATLKWLLKFLKSTESGKEPHNCSSEVRIILHWIRTNLQTSLVDLLDVENYYRCSYYILRIIFSWNALQFQKHRDEKGTESVYIGSMECDSVFLLWDKLISLYNLTRHAKTRETLICCIGICIKRFGGTFTTSILSDATDNNESDQLGKLAALHRRISFFTELIQEHSDPSQPVNLRKAAAESVIASGLLEQAALIGSIVSNSRILFSWSHFEGKEAVNTYAHQVLDTWFTCIKLLEDEDDEIRQRLAMGIQRCFSCQKSGSSSLTGEVPTQVEKVIESSFEHLTFIFGHWIGYLEFLLQCVLNAASHEVSKGDLVRQVFDKEIDNHHEEKLLICQLCCSQLEKLSIARSCADIPDKEQFKHYLCDWRLRFSCQLMSFAKDRMDKLGGADWVGGVGNHKDSFLPLYSNLLAFHAISNCMLNWHKEDSTHLLSDVVELGRTISPFLKNPLISNLYFSVLKSHEDALGPTNDDLISKLRGEDTIWKCFNPHFLLS; encoded by the exons ATGTTAGCTAATCTTACAGTCCCATCGGAGGACTATGATCCAATCCCGGTGGAAATGGGGGCCCGGATATTGAAAATTGCATGGAATAATCTGGAGGATCCTTTGAGTCAAACGGTTAAGCAGGCTCATCTTACTTTTGATCTCTTCTTGGACATTCGTTCCACCCTTTGTTGGTCAGAAGGTAGTGAGAGAATTAGGTCGTTCTTGCAGAATGTTGCCTCTGATCTTCTTCGTCTGGGTCCTCGCTGCAAAGGGAGATATGTTCCTTTATCTTCACTGACCAAGCGATTGGGCGCAAAAGCTATGTTGGATATGAGTCCTGGCCTGATGAATGAGATTGTGCATGCCTATGCTGATGATGATGTCTGTTGTGCTGTCACGTCATTTTTGAAGTGTTTCCTTGAGCACTTGCGTGACGAGTGTTGGAGCAGCAATGGTATTGAAGGTGGTTACACAGTTTATAGAGGGCATTGCTTGCCCCCATTATTGTATGGACTTTCTTCTGGGGTTTCAAAGCTCCGCTCCAATCTGAACACTTATGCGCTTCCTATTTTACTTGAAGTGGATGAGGACAGCTTATTTTCCATGTTGGCGTTCATTTCAGTTGGTCCAAGTAGGGGCGAAGATCAACTGTTATATCCTGACCTGTTTAGtgaaaacatggtattgagGGTTGAACAAAAGGTGGCAATTTTGGTTTCATTGCTGAAGGTTTCTCGTTTGCTTGCTTTGATTGAAGGAGACATTGATTGGTGCAAAGATTCTGATCAATATGCTCTTGTTTGTGTCAAGGGGATAAAAGTTGAAGTAGTTGTCGAGTGGCTAGTGCTTGCGTTGACCCATGTTGATGAGTCATTACGTGTGGATGCTGCAGATACTCTTTTCTTGAATCCCAAGACGGCTAGTTTGCCTTCCCAGTTAGAACTCATGTTATTAAAGGAAGCAGTCCCACTGAACATGAGGTGTTGCTCTACAGGTTTTCAAATGAAATGGAGTAGCTTGTTTAGAAAGTTCTTTTCTCGGGTCAGAACAGCCTTGGAGAGACAATTCAAACAGGGAAGCTGGCAACCCATTTTAGATAACAACAATGGAAAACATCTTTCAAATGGAAATGAGAGCACTGAAGCTAACAGAGCAAGTGATCTTTTCCATTTCATGAGATGGTTAAGctcatttctatttttctcATGCTATCCATCGGCCCCTTATCAGAGAAAAATGATGGCCACACAGCTCATTCTGATAATGCTTAATGTTTGGTCCATTGTTCCTGGtactgaagaaaaaaatggcTCTGTATTTTTAGAAGGCTGTCTCCATCCTTATAATAAAGGAACCACATCACCTGCTTCAACGTTGTTGTTAGTTGGATCAATAATTGATAGTTGGGACAGGCTAAGAGAGAGTTTCTTTCGGATACTGTTACACTTTCCAAATCCACTTCCTGGAATTTCAGATGAATATATGGTCCAGATTGTGGTATCTTGGGCTAAGAGATTAGTTTGCAGTCCACGTGTGAGAGAAAGTGATGCTGGAGCTCTGGTGTTAAGGCTAATTTTAAGTAAGTATGTCTTACAGCTAGGATGGACTGTTCAAGCTTCAGTTAGTGTAGCTTGCGTTCGATCAAATTCTGGATTGGAAAACAGAGATGGTCAGGATTATAATTCTCGGCAACCTGTGATTGAGTATATTAGATCGCTGATTGATTGGTTGGATGTTTCCATAGAGGTAGGGGAAAGGGATCTTTCAGAAGCATGCAAAAGCAGCTTTGTACATGGAGTTCTACTCACACTACGATATACTTTTGAGGAGTTAGACTTCAGCTCTGATGGAGTACTGTCTAATATTTCAGAGATGAGGCATCTATTAGAGAAACTCTtggagcttgtgatgcgaaTAACTTCTCTGGCACTTTGGGTGGTTTCTGCAGATGCTTTGCATCTGCCTGAAGACATGGATGATATGGTTGATGATGGAGCTTTCTTGTCTGAGGTTCCAGAAGTGGTGGAAGCGAAATCATGTCAGTTGGAGCATAACAACAATAACTCCACACTTTTGCAGGATAATAGGCGATCAGAACAAACTGTAATGGTTGGTTGCTGGCTTGCGATGAAAGAG GTGAGTCTTCTTTTGGGAACTATTGTTAGGAAGGTTCCTTTACCAAGTAACCCTTCCTCAGAACCGTTACGTGTAGAAGACACCTCTTGTGCTTCTGGAGTTTCATTTATGATGGTCTCGGATGCAATGCTTGATTTGAAACAACTTGAAACAATTGGGAATCACTTTTTAGAAGTCCTCCTTAAAATGAAGCATAATGGTGCGATTGATAAAACAAGGGCTGGATTTACAGCTCTTTGCAACCGTTTACTTTGCTCAAACGATCCTAG GCTTTGTAAGTTAACAGAATCCTGGATGGAGCAACTTATGGAAAGAACTGTGGCCAAAGGTCAAGTAGTGGATGACTTGTTAAGGAGGAGTGCAGGTATTCCTGCAGCATTTACAGCTTTATTCCTCTCAGAGCCTGAAGGTGCACCTAAGAAACTTCTCCCCCGGGCCTTGCGGTGGCTAATAGATGTTGCTAAAGAGTCCTTCCTGGACCAATTTGAGAGCAACAGTGACATGCATAAATTTACTTCAGCAAAGTCCGACAATAATTTTGATTCTGCACTGCTATCAGAGAGAAATATAAGTGTGTCAAAAATACGGGATGAGGGTGTCATTCCTACCGTTCATGCATTCAATGTCCTTAGAGCTGCTTTCAATGACACCAACCTGGCTACTGATACATCAGGGTTTTCTGCTGAGGCTATGATTATTTCGATTCGTTCCTTCTCTTCTCCCTACTGGGAGGTTCGGAACAGTGCTTGTCAGGCATACACTGCTTTAGTTCGTCGCATGATTGGATTCCTTAATGTCCAGAAACGGGAGTCGCAAAGGCGTGCACTAACTGGGGTCGAATTTTTTCATAG GTATCCCTCATTGCATCCATTTCTATTCAAGGAACTGAAAGCTGCAACTGAGTTACTTGGGGATGGGCCTTCTGGACGGTCTCGGTGTAATCTGGAAGATGCTGTGCACCCAAGCTTGTGTCCTGTGTTAATTCTGTTATCCAGGCTTAAGCCCTCAACTATTGCAAGTGAGACTGGAGATGACCTGGATCCTTCTTTGCTCATGCCATTCATTAGGAGGTGCTCAACCCAAAGCAATCTCAGAGTCCGTGTTCTTGCATCTAGAGCTTTGACAGGCCTTGTATCTAATGAGAAATTGCCAACTGTAATTCTCAATATAGTATCAGAGTTGCCTAGCATAGACAACCAAGCACTGATGACTCCTGAGTCCTCCTTATTACTTCACAAAACCAGAAGAAGCAACTGGATTCATGGAATTCTGTTGCAGTTAAGTTCTCTCCTGGATACCAACTGTAGAAATCTGGCCGATGTTTTAAAGAAAGATCAGATTGTAGGTGACTTATTTGAAGCTCTTCTAACTCATACATGGATCGCAAAGCCCAGATGGTGCCCTTGCCCCATCCTCAATGCCTCTTTCTTAAAGCTGCTGGACCACATTCTAAGTATTGCAAGGACAAGCCATACCAGCAAACATATTTATGTTGTACGCAACCTACTGTTACAGTTATCTACAGAATGCCTAGATGTAGAAGCTTCTCATCAGTTTTCTTATTATGATTCGACAATAGCTCAACTCCGCCAACAAGCAGCAGCATCCTATTTCAGTTGCATCTTTCAAGCAACTGAGGAAATGGCCATCGAGGCTTTTCCTATGCCTCAGAGGTATTCTCAGATTGATTCAAGTAATCAGGATATACCTGAATCAGAAAATGCTTTTATAGGACTGCCGGAAAGGCTGGTCCGCTCTCTGTCAGATTCGGATTATGAAGTTCGACTTGCAACATTGAAGTGGCTACTGAAATTCCTAAAATCAACAGAATCTGGTAAAGAGCCCCATAATTGCAGCAGTGAGGTTAGGATCATCCTACACTGGATCAGAACTAATCTACAAACCTCATTGGTTGATCTCTTAGATGTGGAGAATTATTATAGATGCTCATATTACATTCTCAGAATTATATTCAGTTGGAATGCGTTACAGTTCCAGAAGCATCGGGATGAAAAAGGCACTGAATCAGTTTATATTGGCAGTATGGAATGTGATTCTGTGTTTCTGCTTTGGGATAAGTTGATTTCCTTGTACAATCTCACAAGACATGCAAAGACTCGAGAAACACTCATATGCTGCATCGGTATCTGCATAAAGAGGTTTGGAGGTACATTTACAACGTCTATTCTTTCTGATGCAACTGACAACAATGAGTCTGATCAATTGGGAAAACTGGCCGCACTTCACCGTAGAATTTCCTTTTTCACCGAATTAATTCAGGAACACAGTGATCCATCTCAGCCGGTAAATTTGCGGAAGGCAGCTGCAGAGTCTGTCATAGCATCTGGTTTGCTAGAGCAAGCTGCGCTGATTGGTTCTATTGTATCGAACAGCCGAATCCTTTTTTCATGGTCTCATTTTGAAGGAAAAGAAGCTGTTAATACATATGCTCATCAAGTACTAGATACATGGTTCACATGTATCAAACTGCTGGAGGATGAAGATGACGAGATTAGGCAAAGGCTGGCCATGGGTATCCAAAGGTGTTTTTCTTGCCAGAAATCTGGAAGTAGCTCTCTTACTGGAGAAGTTCCAACTCAAGTGGAGAAAGTGATAGAATCAAGTTTTGAGCATCTAACTTTCATCTTTGGTCACTGGATTGGATATTTGGAGTTTCTTTTACAGTGTGTACTGAACGCAGCGAGCCACGAGGTGTCCAAAGGTGATCTTGTGAGACAGGTATTTGATAAGGAAATTGATAATCATCATGAGGAAAAACTGTTGATCTGCCAGCTTTGCTGTTCTCAATTAGAGAAGCTCTCAATTGCAAGATCTTGTGCTGACATTCCAGACAAGGAGCAGTTTAAGCATTATTTATGTGATTGGAGACTGAGGTTTTCCTGCCAATTGATGTCGTTTGCCAAGGATCGCATGGACAAATTAGGCGGAGCTGATTGGGTTGGTGGAGTGGGTAACCATAAGGATTCATTCCTTCCCCTGTATTCCAATCTGCTTGCATTCCATGCCATCTCGAACTGCATGTTGAATTGGCATAAAGAAGATAGTACACATCTACTGTCTGATGTTGTTGAACTGGGGAGAACTATCAGTCCATTTCTGAAGAACCCTCTGATCTCAAACCTGTATTTTTCAGTACTCAAATCTCATGAAGATGCTCTTGGTCCAACCAATGATGACTTGATCTCTAAACTGAGAGGAGAGGATACAATATGGAAGTGCTTCAatcctcattttcttcttaGTTAA